Proteins from a genomic interval of Psychrobacter fulvigenes:
- the cysM gene encoding cysteine synthase CysM — translation MSATTNPNFISQVTVLADCVGQTPLVKLQRLPEQEQIANGATLLAKLEGNNPAGSVKDRPAFNMIYQAEQRGDIKPGDMLIEATSGNTGIALAMVAAMRGYPMTLLMPTNSTQERKDAMTAYGATLIEVDEGMEAARDMALQMQADGKGIVLDQFNNPDNNQAHYLTTGPELWTQTDGKITHFISSMGTTGTITGVSQYLKEQNPDVKVIGLQPDEEASIAGIRRWPAAYMPGIFDADLVDEVMDVDQHDAEVYMRKLAKTEGIFAGVSSGAAAWAAVQVAKENPNAVIAFIVCDRGDRYLSTGLYSVNDENVNDDNVVNGTENAAQ, via the coding sequence ATGTCCGCTACGACCAACCCCAACTTTATCTCTCAAGTCACCGTCCTGGCCGATTGCGTCGGTCAAACGCCGTTGGTTAAATTACAACGCTTGCCTGAACAAGAGCAAATTGCCAATGGTGCCACCTTATTGGCCAAGCTTGAGGGTAACAATCCAGCGGGCTCCGTCAAAGACCGCCCTGCTTTTAATATGATTTATCAAGCAGAGCAGCGCGGCGATATCAAGCCTGGTGATATGCTGATTGAAGCCACCAGCGGCAATACTGGCATTGCCTTGGCCATGGTCGCTGCAATGCGCGGCTATCCGATGACGCTACTGATGCCCACCAACTCAACCCAAGAGCGCAAAGACGCCATGACAGCTTACGGTGCAACGTTAATCGAAGTTGATGAAGGCATGGAAGCGGCACGCGATATGGCATTGCAAATGCAGGCGGACGGTAAAGGCATTGTGCTGGATCAGTTTAACAACCCTGACAATAACCAAGCGCATTATCTAACCACAGGCCCTGAACTTTGGACACAAACTGACGGCAAAATTACCCACTTTATCAGCTCAATGGGCACTACCGGCACCATCACAGGAGTGTCGCAATACTTAAAAGAGCAAAACCCTGACGTCAAGGTTATCGGTTTACAGCCTGATGAAGAGGCATCTATTGCGGGTATCCGCCGCTGGCCTGCCGCTTATATGCCAGGTATTTTTGATGCAGACTTGGTCGATGAAGTCATGGATGTTGATCAGCATGACGCTGAAGTTTATATGCGCAAACTGGCCAAAACCGAAGGCATTTTTGCTGGCGTATCTTCTGGTGCCGCAGCATGGGCGGCAGTACAAGTCGCCAAAGAAAACCCTAATGCCGTCATCGCCTTTATCGTCTGCGACCGTGGTGATCGTTATTTATCGACTGGTTTATACAGTGTTAATGACGAAAATGTTAATGATGACAATGTTGTTAACGGTACAGAAAACGCAGCACAATAA
- a CDS encoding 3'-5' exonuclease — MSQALPSDPILVFDIETVADTDAARRIYPQLAELNDADALSALTAIRTQEAGHDFMRLPLQRIVCISALYIKNGTFSLFSLTADKFSEKDILSKFFRAFSDLEKLPQLISWNGSGFDIPVLIYRAMQYDLSAPWLFEEGERIKNMRFDNYVNRFHTRHLDLMDRFSQYGASRREAMDVVASLYGLPGKTDVDGSMVGGLVKNGDWQTLSIYCESDVMNTWLIYLRWLRLTGQLSSQDFNAWQQQSHDYLAQYTQADGSPRHHEFIADWSSAPKS, encoded by the coding sequence ATGTCACAAGCCTTACCGTCCGACCCGATACTGGTCTTTGATATCGAAACTGTTGCCGATACTGATGCGGCGCGCCGTATCTATCCGCAGTTGGCTGAGCTTAACGATGCTGATGCCCTAAGCGCACTGACAGCGATACGCACACAAGAGGCAGGACATGACTTTATGCGCTTGCCGCTGCAGCGTATCGTCTGTATCTCAGCGTTATATATCAAAAACGGCACGTTTTCTTTATTTTCTCTAACCGCAGATAAATTTAGCGAAAAAGACATTTTGTCTAAGTTTTTTCGGGCGTTTAGTGATCTTGAAAAACTACCTCAGCTAATTAGTTGGAATGGCTCTGGCTTTGATATTCCCGTGCTTATTTACCGTGCCATGCAGTATGACTTGTCAGCACCGTGGCTATTTGAAGAAGGCGAGCGCATCAAAAACATGCGTTTTGATAATTACGTAAATCGCTTCCACACTCGCCATCTGGACTTAATGGACAGATTTAGCCAATACGGTGCCAGTCGCCGCGAGGCCATGGATGTGGTCGCAAGCCTTTATGGTCTACCTGGAAAAACGGACGTCGATGGCAGCATGGTTGGGGGTCTCGTCAAAAATGGCGACTGGCAGACGCTGTCCATTTACTGCGAGTCTGATGTCATGAATACTTGGCTGATTTATTTGCGCTGGTTGCGTCTGACGGGTCAATTATCCTCACAGGACTTTAACGCTTGGCAGCAGCAAAGCCATGATTATTTGGCACAGTATACCCAAGCGGATGGCAGTCCACGCCATCATGAGTTTATCGCTGACTGGTCATCTGCGCCCAAATCTTAA
- the rlmD gene encoding 23S rRNA (uracil(1939)-C(5))-methyltransferase RlmD — translation MQPTDSKTSTAADTMPQTSDTQTITIPPNKKKSKPSSKTRRRLKEAEPLPFTIDGLSHDGRGVAIYGNGFGVDDGHIEDKHGKKVFVSFALPGESALVKLTNSRASFEEGDAISITANPNPERAVPPCPHFGVCGGCNLQHWQPDGQINFKQSVLAEMLIHQANVEPDTWLAPVVGDRLGYRTKARLGVRYVAKKETALVGFRERSSNFLAELNECHILDPRIGFEIENLKALISTLESRNKIAQLELAMGEQIDELPDGNQPVALIVRNLEPLSDADVEKLKVFFAARNWQLYLQSKGADSIQRIALTDNDDMSQQFGRLYYQLPEFDLTFEFIPTDFTQVNLSVNRQMTKLACDLLDLKAGERVLDLFSGLGNFSLPLARLVGETGSVVGVEGSDAMTARAADNARRNGIHNTEFYTQDLTHDCSDQPWANQGFDALLIDPPRSGAWEIMQYLPKFNAERIVYVSCNPATLARDTKALLEQGYRLTHAGVMDMFCHTGHVESIARFEKLSA, via the coding sequence ATGCAACCCACCGATTCAAAGACATCTACAGCAGCTGATACTATGCCACAAACGAGCGATACCCAGACGATTACCATACCGCCCAATAAGAAGAAGTCCAAACCTTCTTCTAAGACCCGTCGTCGTCTAAAAGAAGCAGAGCCGCTGCCTTTTACTATTGATGGCTTATCACATGATGGTCGCGGCGTTGCGATATACGGCAATGGCTTTGGCGTAGATGATGGTCATATCGAGGACAAACATGGCAAAAAAGTCTTTGTCAGCTTTGCCTTGCCCGGTGAAAGCGCTTTGGTTAAATTGACCAACAGCCGTGCCAGCTTTGAGGAAGGCGATGCGATTAGCATCACGGCCAACCCAAACCCTGAGCGTGCTGTACCACCCTGCCCGCATTTTGGTGTCTGCGGTGGTTGTAACTTGCAACATTGGCAGCCAGATGGTCAAATCAATTTTAAACAGTCTGTATTGGCTGAAATGCTGATACATCAGGCCAACGTCGAGCCTGATACTTGGCTTGCACCCGTGGTCGGTGATCGCCTTGGCTATCGGACCAAAGCACGATTGGGCGTGCGCTATGTCGCTAAAAAAGAAACGGCCTTGGTCGGTTTCCGTGAGCGCTCTAGTAACTTTTTGGCGGAGTTAAACGAGTGTCACATCTTAGACCCACGAATCGGTTTTGAGATTGAGAACCTAAAAGCGCTTATCAGCACTTTAGAGAGTCGTAACAAGATTGCTCAGCTTGAATTGGCCATGGGCGAGCAAATAGATGAGCTGCCAGATGGCAATCAGCCTGTTGCCCTTATCGTGCGCAACTTGGAGCCATTATCAGACGCTGATGTAGAGAAACTAAAAGTATTTTTTGCCGCACGCAACTGGCAGTTATATCTACAATCTAAAGGTGCTGACAGCATCCAACGTATTGCCTTGACTGACAATGATGACATGAGCCAGCAGTTTGGACGCTTATACTATCAATTGCCAGAATTTGATCTTACTTTTGAATTTATCCCGACTGACTTTACCCAAGTCAACCTGTCGGTGAACCGTCAGATGACCAAGCTGGCTTGTGATTTGCTAGATTTAAAAGCAGGCGAACGGGTACTGGATTTATTCAGTGGTCTTGGTAACTTTAGCTTGCCACTTGCGCGCCTCGTTGGTGAAACAGGCTCCGTGGTAGGCGTAGAAGGTAGCGATGCAATGACCGCACGCGCCGCTGATAACGCACGTCGTAACGGTATCCATAACACTGAATTTTATACTCAAGACTTGACGCATGATTGTTCAGACCAACCTTGGGCCAATCAGGGTTTTGATGCACTATTGATTGATCCACCACGCTCTGGCGCGTGGGAGATTATGCAGTACTTGCCAAAGTTTAACGCTGAGCGCATCGTTTATGTTTCTTGTAATCCTGCCACGCTCGCCCGCGATACCAAGGCGTTATTGGAGCAAGGCTATCGTTTGACTCATGCTGGGGTGATGGATATGTTCTGCCATACGGGTCATGTTGAATCAATCGCTCGATTTGAAAAGTTATCAGCGTAA
- a CDS encoding RelA/SpoT family protein — MVKIREGLPLIDGQTTETDSASLAAQLVASQRSHQSANSYAQLPLDIKQQLETHKLHTTFDRSAQYSYHSHDPKLENESLKSTFTDEEKISSEASNNTDLDQANIDVPVWLDNVAKRIGQDSVPNLAIACEFIRSRMNTSESERSGAYVTGIGMTDILTYLYQDENALVAAMLYRSARKSMVSLADIEKNFGTDVHVLVKDALALGKLSAIIESNKRLEDHFVNNQRDQLSNIYSMLISVTNDVRVVLIKLAERTFAMRELSFSNTERQQRVAREVMTIYAPLAHRLGIAQLKWELEDLAFRYLAPDRYKEIAKLLSEKRSEREEYIQRMQDKLNQSLADAGICADVSGRVKHIYSIYRKMKLKGLSFHQLYDIRALRVLVENPSDCYHVLGLVHGLWRYIPEQFDDYITNPNPNGYRSLHTAVIAENKSLEVQIRTHSMHFEAELGMCAHVNYKEGGKGKKDNYLNQKISSLRHLLSINNPVHSNLTGDEDNDNQDISEFEDEEQIVNFDELERIYVFSRDGDITELPKGATVLDFAYYVHTQVGNRAQAARVNQRYVPLTYQLKTGEQVEIITKASREPNRDWLVASLGYIHTNRARSKLRQWFNKQDRDKNIEIGRQMLKKELERLSVHPNSIDLNDYTQFFHVNNTDDIVVGLVTGDIGLHQLTGHISRQLRLEPEKEQEEYAPSIDPKSTGSLDAYKISIDGLDNIEVNLAGCCHPVHGEPISGYITQSRGVSVHNRGCPEYIRLVERDPERQISAAWKSKSGRYQPVDIHIEAYDRRGLLRDLTQVIDKESVNIRQVETLSTDDNIASLKFHIEVSGLAHLSKLLAKLEQQPGILHARRAIT, encoded by the coding sequence ATGGTAAAAATCCGCGAAGGATTACCATTGATAGATGGACAAACCACGGAAACCGATAGTGCATCATTAGCAGCGCAGCTGGTTGCCAGTCAGCGCTCTCATCAATCTGCCAACAGCTATGCTCAATTACCGCTAGATATAAAACAGCAGCTAGAAACTCATAAGCTACACACTACTTTTGATCGCTCCGCACAGTACTCTTATCACAGTCATGATCCAAAACTAGAGAACGAGTCTCTAAAAAGCACTTTTACAGACGAAGAGAAAATCTCATCAGAAGCTTCTAATAATACCGACTTAGATCAGGCCAATATTGATGTGCCTGTTTGGCTTGATAATGTCGCAAAACGTATCGGTCAGGACTCTGTACCCAATCTGGCTATTGCCTGTGAGTTTATTCGTAGTCGCATGAATACGAGTGAATCTGAACGCTCTGGCGCATATGTCACTGGCATTGGCATGACTGATATTTTGACCTATTTATATCAAGACGAAAACGCCTTAGTCGCTGCCATGCTCTATCGTAGTGCACGCAAATCCATGGTAAGTTTGGCTGATATTGAAAAAAACTTTGGTACTGATGTCCATGTCTTAGTAAAAGACGCTTTGGCTCTGGGGAAGCTGTCTGCCATTATCGAGAGCAACAAACGTTTAGAAGATCACTTTGTCAATAACCAGCGCGATCAGTTATCAAATATCTATAGCATGCTCATTTCTGTCACCAATGACGTACGTGTCGTGCTAATTAAGCTAGCTGAACGTACTTTTGCCATGCGTGAGTTGTCTTTTTCTAACACTGAACGGCAACAGCGCGTTGCTCGTGAAGTAATGACTATTTATGCGCCACTCGCCCACCGCTTGGGTATTGCACAGCTAAAATGGGAGCTTGAAGACCTAGCTTTTCGCTACCTCGCTCCAGATCGTTATAAAGAGATTGCCAAGTTATTATCCGAAAAACGCAGCGAGCGCGAAGAGTACATTCAGCGTATGCAAGATAAGCTCAACCAATCTTTAGCAGACGCTGGAATTTGCGCGGATGTCTCAGGACGAGTAAAGCATATTTACTCTATTTATCGCAAAATGAAACTCAAAGGTTTGTCGTTTCACCAACTTTATGATATTCGTGCATTGCGCGTCCTAGTCGAAAACCCATCAGACTGCTATCACGTATTAGGACTGGTGCATGGCTTATGGCGGTATATTCCAGAACAGTTTGACGACTATATTACCAATCCAAATCCCAATGGCTATCGCTCTTTGCATACTGCCGTTATCGCCGAAAATAAATCGCTAGAGGTGCAAATTCGTACTCACAGTATGCACTTTGAAGCCGAGCTTGGTATGTGTGCTCATGTGAATTATAAAGAAGGCGGTAAAGGCAAAAAAGACAATTACTTAAACCAAAAAATCAGCTCATTGCGCCACCTACTCTCTATCAACAACCCAGTACACTCAAACTTAACAGGCGATGAAGATAACGATAATCAAGACATAAGCGAGTTTGAAGACGAAGAACAAATCGTTAACTTTGACGAGCTTGAGCGCATCTATGTCTTTAGCCGTGATGGTGATATCACCGAACTGCCAAAAGGTGCAACCGTCCTCGATTTTGCCTATTACGTGCATACACAAGTCGGTAATCGCGCCCAAGCCGCACGGGTTAATCAGCGCTATGTGCCTCTAACCTATCAGCTAAAAACGGGTGAGCAAGTAGAAATCATCACTAAAGCATCACGTGAGCCCAATCGTGATTGGCTAGTGGCGTCACTGGGCTATATTCATACCAATCGTGCACGCTCAAAACTACGTCAGTGGTTCAATAAGCAAGACCGTGATAAGAATATTGAGATTGGTCGGCAGATGCTCAAAAAAGAGCTTGAGCGCTTATCTGTACATCCAAACAGTATTGATTTGAACGACTATACACAGTTTTTTCATGTCAATAATACTGATGATATCGTCGTTGGCTTGGTAACGGGTGATATCGGACTACATCAGCTTACTGGACATATTTCCCGTCAGCTGCGTCTAGAGCCTGAAAAAGAACAAGAAGAGTATGCACCTAGCATTGATCCAAAATCTACAGGCTCGCTTGATGCTTATAAAATCAGCATCGATGGTCTAGATAATATTGAAGTCAATCTGGCCGGCTGCTGCCACCCTGTACATGGTGAACCTATCTCTGGTTATATCACCCAATCTCGCGGTGTCAGTGTACATAACCGTGGCTGCCCTGAATATATACGTCTGGTTGAACGTGATCCTGAACGCCAAATTAGCGCTGCTTGGAAGTCAAAGTCTGGTCGTTATCAGCCCGTAGATATTCATATTGAAGCTTATGATCGGCGTGGGTTATTACGAGACCTAACCCAAGTTATTGATAAAGAAAGCGTCAATATTCGTCAAGTTGAAACCTTAAGTACCGATGATAATATCGCTTCTTTGAAGTTTCATATTGAAGTCTCGGGTTTGGCACATTTGTCTAAACTGCTCGCCAAACTTGAGCAGCAGCCAGGAATTTTGCATGCACGTCGCGCTATTACCTAA
- the mutM gene encoding bifunctional DNA-formamidopyrimidine glycosylase/DNA-(apurinic or apyrimidinic site) lyase, with amino-acid sequence MPELPEVEATKTSLKPLSGQKLNAIQVFQPKLRWPMPDDLDTLVGYTLQSIERRAKYLILDFSANTERLNNAQTVSKDSVIQDTRQLLVHLGMSGSLQQYPVDTDKRKHDHLVMTFSATDGKHTQLHYHDPRRFGAVLWCADYGDKLLNHLGPEPLSHEFTAEYLYHLIQRTTDNKDSLNKKAKRRPIARPIKSVIMEQQIVVGVGNIYATESLYLAGIHPATPAHQLTHAQIVMLVDHIKTILHKAIELGGSTLRDFTVASGQTGYFQQTLNVYGRQGESCPNCDTTLDNIKLNGRASVYCSSCQPVNT; translated from the coding sequence ATGCCTGAGCTACCCGAAGTTGAAGCTACCAAAACCAGTCTTAAGCCGCTGTCAGGTCAAAAGCTTAACGCTATACAAGTATTCCAACCAAAGCTACGTTGGCCCATGCCTGATGATTTAGATACTCTGGTTGGCTATACTTTGCAGAGCATAGAACGCCGTGCAAAGTATCTGATATTAGATTTTTCTGCTAACACTGAGCGTTTAAACAACGCGCAAACAGTGAGTAAGGATTCCGTCATACAAGATACGCGGCAGTTGCTTGTTCATCTAGGAATGTCTGGAAGCCTACAACAATACCCTGTTGATACGGATAAGCGAAAACATGACCATTTAGTGATGACTTTTAGCGCTACCGATGGCAAGCACACACAGCTACACTATCATGACCCTAGACGCTTCGGTGCGGTATTATGGTGTGCAGACTATGGCGATAAACTACTCAATCATCTGGGTCCCGAACCTTTATCACACGAATTCACTGCTGAGTATTTATATCATCTCATTCAACGTACGACCGACAACAAAGACTCGCTAAATAAAAAAGCCAAAAGACGCCCTATCGCACGCCCCATTAAGTCCGTCATTATGGAACAGCAAATTGTGGTAGGTGTAGGCAATATTTATGCTACTGAAAGCTTATATTTAGCAGGTATTCATCCAGCTACCCCAGCGCATCAACTCACTCATGCGCAGATAGTAATGTTGGTCGATCATATTAAAACCATCTTACACAAAGCCATTGAGCTTGGAGGCTCAACTTTACGTGACTTTACTGTCGCCAGTGGACAAACAGGCTACTTTCAACAAACTCTAAATGTCTATGGCAGACAAGGTGAGTCATGTCCAAATTGTGATACGACACTTGATAATATCAAGCTAAATGGTCGTGCGAGCGTGTACTGCTCAAGCTGTCAGCCAGTTAACACATAA
- the typA gene encoding translational GTPase TypA encodes MANDIKHLRNIAIIAHVDHGKTTLVDKLLHQSGTFGDRANIAERAMDSGDIEQERGITILAKNTAIRWTDSTDNTEYRINIVDTPGHADFGGEVERVMSMVDCVLLVVDGVDGPMPQTRFVTQKAFEQGLKPIVVINKIDRPGSRPDWVMDQIFDLFDNLGATDEQLDFPVVYASALNGIAGLEADNLAEDMTPLFKTIVDVVQPPQVDADAPFRMQISSLDYNSFVGVIGIGRIQRGRVKTNTPVTVVDKDGKTRNGRILKIMGYHGLERIEVEDAQAGDIICITGIDALNISDTICDPNHVEALPPLTVDEPTVSMNFQVNNSPFAGREGKFVTSRNIRERLERELIHNVALRVEDTESPDKFKVSGRGELHLSVLIENMRREGFELGVSGPEVIVKEVDGKLQEPYENVIFDIEEEHQGAIMEQVGLRKGEMTDMQLDGKGRMRIEATMPARGLIGFRSEFLTLTSGTGILTSSFSHYGPQKIGDVGGRANGVLVSMAKGVCLGFALFNLQKRGKLFAEPQLEVYEGMIVGLNSRSDDMAVNPTTAKQLTNVRASGTDEALTLTPAIKFTLEQALEFIQDDELVEVTPKAIRLRKRYLTESERKRHGRKKGA; translated from the coding sequence ATGGCGAACGACATCAAACACCTGCGTAACATTGCAATCATTGCCCACGTTGATCACGGTAAAACGACCTTGGTTGATAAATTATTACATCAGTCTGGTACTTTTGGCGATCGTGCAAACATTGCAGAACGTGCAATGGATTCAGGTGATATTGAACAAGAACGTGGCATTACTATTTTGGCAAAAAACACAGCCATCCGCTGGACGGATAGCACTGATAATACTGAATACCGCATTAATATTGTAGACACCCCAGGTCACGCCGACTTTGGTGGAGAAGTAGAGCGTGTTATGTCGATGGTTGACTGCGTACTACTGGTCGTTGATGGTGTCGACGGCCCAATGCCACAGACACGTTTTGTGACTCAAAAAGCCTTTGAACAAGGCCTAAAGCCGATTGTTGTTATTAACAAAATTGACCGCCCAGGTTCGCGCCCTGATTGGGTAATGGATCAGATTTTTGATTTATTTGATAACTTAGGTGCCACGGATGAACAGCTTGATTTCCCAGTTGTTTATGCTTCAGCACTCAATGGCATTGCTGGTTTAGAAGCAGATAACCTAGCTGAAGATATGACGCCATTGTTCAAAACCATCGTTGATGTTGTACAACCACCTCAAGTTGATGCAGATGCGCCATTCCGCATGCAAATATCAAGCCTTGACTATAATAGCTTCGTTGGTGTTATTGGTATTGGTCGTATTCAGCGTGGTAGAGTAAAAACCAATACGCCAGTGACTGTGGTTGATAAAGACGGCAAAACACGTAATGGTCGTATTTTAAAAATTATGGGCTATCATGGTCTTGAGCGTATCGAAGTAGAAGATGCACAAGCGGGTGATATTATCTGTATCACAGGTATCGATGCACTTAATATCTCTGATACTATCTGTGATCCCAATCATGTTGAAGCATTGCCACCATTAACGGTCGATGAGCCAACTGTATCTATGAACTTTCAGGTTAATAACTCACCGTTTGCTGGTCGTGAAGGTAAGTTTGTGACGTCACGTAATATTCGTGAGCGTTTAGAGCGTGAGCTGATTCATAACGTCGCCTTGCGTGTAGAAGATACCGAGTCTCCTGATAAATTTAAAGTGTCAGGTCGCGGTGAGCTGCACTTATCAGTACTTATCGAAAACATGCGCCGTGAAGGTTTTGAGCTTGGCGTATCAGGTCCAGAAGTTATCGTCAAAGAAGTTGATGGTAAGCTCCAAGAACCGTATGAAAACGTCATTTTTGATATTGAAGAAGAGCATCAAGGCGCTATCATGGAGCAAGTGGGTCTGCGTAAAGGTGAGATGACTGACATGCAACTTGATGGTAAAGGTCGCATGCGTATTGAAGCAACGATGCCAGCTCGTGGTCTTATCGGCTTCCGTTCTGAGTTTTTGACTCTGACTTCAGGTACAGGTATCTTGACGTCAAGCTTCTCTCATTATGGACCACAAAAAATCGGTGATGTCGGCGGCCGTGCCAATGGTGTATTGGTATCTATGGCAAAAGGCGTATGTTTAGGTTTCGCTTTGTTTAACCTACAAAAGCGCGGCAAACTGTTTGCTGAGCCACAGCTTGAAGTCTATGAAGGAATGATAGTTGGTCTGAACTCACGCAGCGATGATATGGCTGTGAACCCAACAACGGCTAAACAGCTGACTAACGTCCGTGCTAGTGGTACTGATGAAGCCTTGACTTTGACCCCTGCGATTAAGTTTACTCTTGAGCAGGCGCTTGAATTTATTCAAGATGATGAGCTAGTAGAAGTAACACCAAAGGCAATTCGTCTTCGTAAGCGCTACTTGACGGAAAGTGAGCGTAAGCGTCATGGTCGCAAAAAAGGTGCATAA
- a CDS encoding IS4 family transposase, protein MGYFTMRLQDAINETHKRIPDTLEQFSELIDPEWIQQALEYTGKASIRRRKLPAEHVVWIVIGTALYRNRSIWYITEQMRLNIDSQACVPSAVVQARQRLGHEPLKQLFHQLSAHYQTESRAQQQDFMGLSVQAVDGVVYSLPYTDENLQYFSSSKGRTKEAPYPQMRSVCLINTDTHEIIDTTLGDMGQGEITLARQLNIQDNSITLFDRAYFSADLLISWQQTHPNSHWLMRAKDNLRYTVIETFSEGDYLIQMPVSPQAQKKNPNLPDTWQARLIECRYEGKIRRYITSLIDDKRFTKDKVAQLYLQRWEIEMAFRKLSLIYSRGCC, encoded by the coding sequence ATGGGCTATTTTACTATGAGACTACAAGACGCTATTAATGAGACGCATAAAAGGATTCCAGACACCCTAGAACAATTTAGTGAATTAATAGATCCTGAGTGGATACAGCAAGCTTTAGAGTATACCGGCAAGGCGAGCATTAGAAGGCGTAAGCTACCTGCCGAACACGTTGTTTGGATAGTCATCGGCACAGCTTTATATCGAAACCGTTCAATTTGGTATATCACAGAGCAGATGCGGCTTAATATAGACTCACAGGCCTGCGTACCCAGTGCAGTGGTACAAGCAAGACAACGCCTCGGGCATGAGCCTCTAAAGCAGCTATTTCATCAACTAAGTGCTCACTACCAAACAGAATCACGAGCCCAGCAGCAAGACTTTATGGGACTTAGCGTCCAAGCTGTAGACGGTGTCGTATACTCACTACCCTATACTGATGAGAACCTTCAGTACTTTAGTTCAAGCAAAGGCAGAACTAAAGAGGCGCCCTATCCCCAAATGCGTTCGGTATGCCTGATCAATACTGACACGCATGAGATCATTGACACAACCCTTGGAGATATGGGTCAAGGAGAGATCACATTAGCCCGTCAGCTAAATATTCAAGACAACAGCATTACGCTCTTTGATAGAGCCTATTTCTCAGCAGACCTACTGATTAGTTGGCAACAAACCCATCCAAACAGTCACTGGCTCATGCGGGCTAAAGATAATCTGCGTTACACTGTGATTGAAACCTTTAGTGAAGGGGACTACTTGATACAAATGCCGGTTTCTCCCCAAGCTCAAAAGAAAAATCCAAACCTACCCGATACTTGGCAAGCTCGATTAATTGAGTGTCGTTATGAGGGTAAGATAAGACGATACATCACCTCTTTAATAGATGATAAACGCTTTACTAAGGATAAAGTGGCACAGCTGTACTTGCAGCGCTGGGAGATCGAGATGGCTTTTAGGAAATTAAGTCTGATCTACAGCAGGGGCTGTTGTTAA